In the genome of Streptomyces sp. NBC_00433, the window GACTGGCGCCCCACCAGCACCGGCGTCGTCGACCTGGTGCCTGGACCGCTCGGCAAGGGCGAACTCGACGCCGAACTGCGCCGCCGCATCCTGGCGCAGCTCCCGCGCACCCCGTTCCTGCCGCGCGCCGCCGAGGTCCCGCCGGACGTCGAGGCGGCCCCCGCGCCCGACGCCGACGGCTGGGACGGCGGCGGCCCGCTCGCCGGCGAGAGCCACGCGCTGCGGCCCGTCGAGGCCGAGGTCGTCGAGGGCGCCACCGCCGAGGCCGTCCGCGTCCTCGCCGAGGTGCTGCCCACCCTCGTCCCCTCCGCGCTCGAACGCCGCCCCGCCCTGCGCCAGTTGGGCGTCGCCCGGCTCTCGCTGGCCGACGCCGTCGACCGGCTGTCCGGCACCGAGCGGCCCGCCGGCTGGTGGTGGCGGCTCTACGACGCCCTGGCCGGCACCGACGCCGACGTCCTCAGCGGCCTGCCCGTGCCGCTCGCCGACGGCCGTACGGTGATCGGGCCGCGGCAGGTGCTGCTGCCGGTGCCGGGCGAGGACTCCGCGGCCGTGGACCCGGCGCTGCTGGCCAGGCTCGGCCTGCGGGTCGCCCACCCGGACGCCGCCCACCCGCTGCTGGAGAAGCTCGGCGCCGCCCCCGCCACGCCCCGGGCGGTGCTGACCACCCCGCAGGTGCGGGCCGCGGTCGCCGCGTCGCTGGACGAGGACACCGCCTGGGACCAGGACGAGGCGGGCCTGGACGCCGACGAACTCGCCGACACCGTGTTCTCGCTGGCCCGCGCCGCCGGCCTCGCCCCCGGCGACGAACCCTGGCTGGCCGCGCTCGCGCTGCCCGACGAGGAGGGCGAACTGGCCCCGGCCGGTGAACTCGTGCTGCCCGGCAGCCCGCTGGAGGCCGTCCTGCGCGAGGGCGAACTCGGCACCCTGGACGCCGACCTCGCCGAGCGCTGGGGCGAGCAGCCGCTGACCGCCGTCGGGGTGCTCGCCACCTTCGCCCTGGTCCGCGCCACCGACGTGGTCCTGGACCCCGACGACCTCGAACCGCGCGACAGCGACTGGGCCGAGCCCGACGACGCCGGCCTGCTGGACGCCGTGGACGTCTGGTGCGAGGACGTCCTGGACCAGCTGCCCGAGACCGATGTGCCGCCGGTCGCCACCGAGATCATCGGGGTCCGCGACCTGGACCTCGTCGACGACGACGCCTGGCCGCAGGCCCTCGCGCTGCTCTCCCGGCCGCCGCTGCGGGACGCCGTGACCGCCCCGGTCCGGGTGCTGCTCCCCGACGGCACCACCGAATCCGTACGCCCCTACGCCGCCTGGTGGCTGCGCGACCACCCGGTCCTCGACGGCCGCCGCCCGGTCGGCCTGCGCGCGGCAGGCGGCGACCGGCTGCTCGCCGGGCTCTACGACGAGGCCGAGACCGACACCGCCGTGGACGAACAGGTGCTGCGGGCGCTCGGCGTACGCACCACGGTGGCCGCGCTGCTGGCCGAGCCCGGGGGCGCCGCGGAACTGCTCGGCCGCCTCGCCGAGCCGGAGCGCCCGGTCGACCCGGCCCAGCTGCACGCCCTCTACGCGGCCCTGGCCGAGCTGGACCCCGACCAGGTCACCCTGCCCGACGAGCTGCGGGCGGTGGTCGACGGGGAGACGGTCGTCGTGGACGCCGCCGACGCCCTGGTCGCCGACGCCCCCGACCTGCTGCCGCTGGCCGCCGGGCTGGCGCTGCTGCCGGTGCCGCCGCGGCTCGCCGCCGACCTGGCCGAGCTCTTCCAGGTCCGCCGCCTCAGCGAGGCCGTGGACGCCGCCGTGACCTCGCAGGGCGAGCCGCACGACGTGCTGCCCGCCGTCCACGACCTGCTCCCGGGCGCCCCCGGCTCCTACGTCGAGCACGAGGAGCTGCTGCTCACCGGTGGCGTCGAGGTCGACTGGCGATACGCGGACGGCACGCTGCACGCCGCCACCGTCGAGGGTGTCGCGGCGGGCCTGGCCTGGGCCGCGGGCCACTGGGAGCGCCGCTTCGAGCTGGCGGCGCTGATCGAGGACCCGTCCCGTACCGAGGAGCTGGCGCGCGACCGCTGGTTCGTCTGACGCCGCACCGGACGCCGCCGCATATGGCGGAGGCGTGGCTCATTGCCGCGCCCGTCGCACAGGGCGGCGGGCGCCGCCCATTGCCGAGCCTTCGTCCCAGCGCCGCGCCAGCGCCCAGGAGACCTCCAGCGCCACCGCCCCCATCGCCGAGATCCCGACCGCCGACCAGGGCACCTCCTCGCCCACCAGCCGCACCGCGAAGAACTGCTGCAACCACGGTGTGACCAGCACGATCACGAACCCCAGGCCCATCGCGAGCACCAGCGCGATCCGCCACCAGGTGTAGGGGCGGGCGACGATCGCCAGCACCCACAGCTCCGTCAGGAACAGCGTCAGCGTCGCCGCGCTGGTCTCCGCGTCCAGCGCGCCCGGCCCGGTGTAGACGTGCCGCGCCATCAGATACGTCGCGAAGGCCGCGGCCCCGCAGATGATCCCGGCGGGCGTCGAGTACCGCATGACCCGGCGCACGAAGTGCGGTCTGGCCCGCTCCTTGTTGGGCGCCAGCGCCAGGAAGAAGGCCGGCACCCCGATGGTCAGCGTGGACAGCAGCGTCAGATGCCGCGGCAGGAACGGATACGGCACCTGCCAGCACACCACAAGCACCGCGAGCAGCACAGAGAAGACCGTCTTGGTGAGGAAGAGCGTCGCGACCCGGGTGATGTTGCCGATCACCCGGCGCCCCTCGGCCACCACCGAGGGCAGCGTGGCGAAGCTGTTGTCCAGCAGCACGATCTGCGCGACCGCCCTGGTCGCCTCGGAGCCCGAGCCCATCGACACGCCGATGTCGGCGTCCTTGAGGGCGAGCACGTCGTTGACACCGTCGCCGGTCATGGCCACGTTGTGCCCGCGGGACTGGAGGGCGCCCACCATGTCGCGCTTCTGCTGCGGGGTGACCCGGCCGAAGACCGAGCCCCGCTCCAGCACCGCGGCCATCGCGTCCCGCTCGGGCGGCAGCCGCCGTGCGTCGACCGGGTCCTCCGCGCCCGGCAGCCCGAGCTTGCCGGCGACCGCGCCGACCGACACGGCGTTGTCGCCGGAGATCACCTTGGCCTGCACATCCTGCTCGGCGAAGTAGCGCAGGGTGTCGCCGGCCTCCGGCCGCAGCCGCTGTTCCAGCACCACCAGCGCCAGCGGGACGACCGAGGCCGCGACCTGCGGGTCGTCCAGCGGCCGCCGGGCGCGGGCCAGCAGCAGCACCCGCAGCCCCTCGTCGTTGAGCCGGTCGACGTCGCCCAGCGCGGCATGCCCGGCGGGCAGCAGCACGTCGGGCGCCCCGAGCAGCCACGTACTGTCCGTGCCGTCCGGCTCGGTGAAGGCCGCACCGCTGTATTTGCGGGCCGAGCTGAAAGGCAGCGTCCCCCGGCCGCGCCAGCCGGCCGCGCCGTCCGGCGGATAGGCGTCGACGACCGCCTGCAGGCTGGCGTTGGGCCGCGGGTCGGCCCCGCCCAGCGCGGCCAGGGCGCGGGCCGCGTACGCCTCGTCGCCGCCGTCCAGCACGCGCAGCGCGGTGACGTCCATGCCGCCCTCGGTGAGGGTGCCCGTCTTGTCCAGGCAGACCACGTCGACCCGGGCCAGGCCCTCGATCGCGGGCAGCTCCTGCACCAGGCACTGCTTGCGGCCGAGCCGGACCACCCCGATCGCGAAGGCCACCGACGTCAGCAGCACCAGGCCCTCGGGCACCATCGGCGTGATGCCGCCGACCGTCCGGCGCACCGCCTCGCGGGCGTCGTGGCTCTCCACCGTGAACTGGCTGACGATCAGCCCCGCCGCGGTCGGCACCATCATCCAGGTGACGTACTTCAGGATCCGGCTGATGCCGTTGCGCAGCTCGGAATCGACCAGGGTGAAGCGGGCCGCCTCGTCGGCGAGCTGGGCGGCGTAGGCCTGGCGGCCGACCTTGGTGGCGGTGAAGGCGCCGCCGCCGGCGACCACGAAGCTGCCGGACATCACCGGGTCGCCCGCGTGCTTGACCACCGGGTCGGCCTCGCCGGTGAGCAGCGACTCGTCGATCTCCAGGCTGTCGGCCTCGTCGACCACCCCGTCGACCACCACCTTGTCGCCGGGGCCCAGCTCGATCAGGTCGCCCAGCACGATCTGCGAGGTGGAGAGGGCTGTGGTCACGCCGTCCCTGCGCACCTCGGGCCTGGCCTCGCCGATCACCGCGAGGCTGTCCAGGGTCCGCTTGGCACGCAGCTCCTGGACGATGCCGATCGCGGTGTTGGCGACGATGACGAAGCCGAACAGCCCGTCCTGGATCGGGCCCACCACCAGGATGACCAGGAAGAGCCCGCCGATGATCGCGTTGAAGCGGGTGAGGACGTTGGCCCTGACGATGTCCGTGGCCGAGCGGGACGACCGTACGGGGACGTCGTTGACCTCGCCGGCCGCGATCCGCCGCTCGACCTCGGCGCCGCTGAGCCCCGGGTGCCGCGCGACCGCCCCGGCACTCCGACCGGTGCCGCCGCCGGGTTCGGTGTCCGCGCCGGTCTCCGTGCCTTCCGTCATGGATCGACGGTACGTGCGGCCGGTGGCTTCCACCCGTTCTGTGCGCTTTGCGCGCCTCTGGGGGCCTTCAGGGGGCCTTCCGGGGCGCTTGCCTACCCGTCCTGGGGTGTCCGGCCCCCGCCGGCGGCTGCGGCGCGTGCGATGGCGTCCCGGCGGGCCCGTACGTACTTCAGGCCGATCAGGCCGAGCACCCCGCCGGCCGCGCAGGTCCAGATGAACCAGGTGTGGCCGTGGTCGTCGTACCAGCCGTAGAAGGGCAGCTGCACGACGAAGAGCGCGAACCAGACGATCGTGCCGACCGTGACGGTGGCGACGTCGTTGGCCTCCATCGGCTCGGGGGCCGCGCGCAGTGGCGTCTGCTGCTTGCTCATGGCGCCCATCGTATGCGGCGCGCACGCGGCGGCTCCGGCCGGCCGGGGGAGGCCTGCGGGCCCGGGGGTCTACGCGCGGAGATGGTTTTTGACCAATTGGTTATTCATACTGAAACCGGTCACCGCTGACTGAAAACACTCGTACGATCGCCCAAATGCGGGCCAGATCGCGCCCCCCTTGAGGATTCACATGCCCACCTCGGCCCCCGCTCCGGTCGACATGGGTCGGTCGTCGGACCGCCCGCCCACCAGCCCGCTGGACCGCTATTTCCGCATCTCGGAACGCGGCTCCTCCATCCCGCGGGAGATCCGCGGCGGCCTGGCCACCTTCTTCGCGATGGCCTACATCATCGTGCTGAACCCGATCATCCTGGGCTCGGCGGTGGACAAATTCGGCCACCACCTCAACGGCGGCCAGCTGGTCACCGCGACCGTGATCACCGCGGCCTTCACCACGCTGCTGATGGGCGTCATCGGCAATGTGCCGGTCGCGCTGGCCGCCGGACTCGGCGTGAACACCGTCGTGGCGCTCCAGCTCGCCCCGAAGATGAGCTGGCCGGACGCGATGGGCATGGTCGTCCTCGCCGGCTTCGCGATCATGGTCATGGTCGCCACCGGGCTGCGCGAGCGCGTCATGAGCGCGGTGCCGCTGGGCCTGCGCAAGGGCATCGCCATCGGCATCGGCCTGTTCATCCTGCTGATCGGCCTGGTGGACTCCGGCTTCGTCACCCGCATCCCGGACGCCGCGCACACCACCGTGCCGCTGCAGCTCGGCGCCGACGGCCACCTCAAGGGATGGCCGGTGCTGATCTTCATCCTCGGCGCGCTGCTGACCCTGTCGCTGATCATCCGCAAGGTCGCCGGCGCCATCCTGATCTCCATCGTCGCCATGACCGTCCTCGCGCTGATCGTGAACGCGGTCGCCGACGTCCCGGCCGCCAACTGGGGCCTGACGGTCCCCACGTGGCCCGGCAACCCGGTCGCCACCCCGGACTTCGGCCTGATCGGCAAGGTCAGCCTCTTCGGCGGCTTCCACGAGGTCGGCATCCTGACCGGGCTGCTGTTCGTCTTCACCGTGCTGCTGTCGTGCTTCTTCGACGCGATGGGCACCATCCTCGGCGTCAGCGACGAGGCGGGGCTGCTCGACGACAAGGGCGACCTGCCGGGCATCAACAAGGTCCTGATGATCGACGGTGTCGCCACCGCGGTCGGCGGCGCCTCGTCGTCGTCCGCGAACACCTGCTTCGTGGAGTCCACCGCCGGCGTCGGCGAGGGCGCGCGGACCGGCCTCGCCAGCGTCGTCACCGGGCTGATGTTCGTCCTCGCGCTGTTCCTCACGCCGGTGGCCACCATGGTCCCGGCGCAGGCCGCCACGCCCGCGCTGGTCGCGGTGGGCTTCCTGATCCTGGCCGGGTCGATCCGCGAGATCGACTGGAGCGACTTCACCATCGCCGTCCCGGCCTTCCTGACGATGGTGCTGATGCCGTTCACGTACTCGATCACCAACGGCATCGGCATCGGCTTCCTCAGCTTCTGCGTGCTGCGGCTGGTGGCGGGGCGCGGCAAGGAGGTCCCGGTCGCGCTCTACGCGGTCGCCGCCGTCTTCGCCTTCTACTACCTGATGCCGGCGCTCGGGCTGCTGTAGGGCGGGGCCGGGGTCCGGTCCCGCTCCGGGCCCTGGTCCTGGTGGTCCTGCTCCCGGTCCTGGCGGTGGCCGTAGAAGCGCTCGGTCTCCTCGACCGCCGCCTTGAAGCGCTCGTCGAAATCGTCACGGACCAGCGCCGTGACGACGTAGTCCTGGGCGGTCATCCCGCGTCTGGCGGCATGCTCGCGGATGCGGTCCCACAGGTCTGCGTCTATGCGCAGGCTGAGCACTCTCGATGCCATGTGCCCACGGTCGCGGGCCGGCGTGGCAATGTGCGTCGCTTTCGCCCGCCATCTCACCCGTTCGGGTGAGATGGCGGGCGGTGGCGGTTGAAGGCCCCCGCGGTCGGGCCGGAGGCGTGCCCGGCACGGGCGGGTCGCGGGTACCTGCGCGGGTCGCGGGTGCGCGGGCGGGGCGGGTGTGATCCCGTGGGTCACGGGTGTTGCGTGCAGAGTGTACTTAGGTTGCCTAATGAGCTAGGCTAAGCACCGTGACCGAACTGTCCGAGGACGACCGCGCCGCAGTCAACGAACTGCGGGGCGCAGTGATGCGGCTCTCCCGCCGGCTGCGCCACCAGCGTGTCGACGAGACGCTCAGCCCGACCGAGATGTCGGTGCTCGGCACCCTTGCCCGCTGCGGCTCCGCCACACCGGGGGAGCTGGCCCGCAAGGAGCACGTGCAGCCCCCGTCGATGACCCGCATCGTGGCGATGCTGGAGGCCAAGGGGCTGGTCCGCAGGGAACCGCACCCCGACGACCGGCGCCAGGTCGTGGTGTCCCGCACGGAGCAGGCCGCGGCGATGCTCGCCGAGAGCCGCACCAAGCGGAACGCCTGGCTGGCCTCGCTCGCCGAGGGCCTCACGGCGGACGAACTCGCCGTGATGCGCCAGGCGGCTCCCGTCCTCGAAAAGCTCGCGCACCTTTGACCCGACCGGAAACACCCGATGAGGGGGAGGCGAGTACCGATTGAGTTCGGCAGCCGGACCAGACGCCGCAACCGAACCTGACCGTCCCGCGGACACGAGAACGGGCACCTTCAGCGCCCTGAAGATCCGCAACTACCGGCTTTTCGCGACCGGTGCCGTGGTGTCCAACACCGGCACCTGGATGTCGCGGATCGCCCAGGACTGGCTGGTGCTCAGCATCACCGGGTCCTCCTTCGCGGTGGGTATCACCACCGCGCTGCAGTTCCTGCCGATGCTGCTTTTCGGCCTCTACGGCGGAGTGATCGCCGACCGCTATCCCAAGCGGCAGATCCTGCTGGGCACCCAGGCCGCGCTCGGCGTGCTCGGGCTGCTGCTGGCCGGACTCACCCTGGGCGGCGTCGTCCAGGTCTGGCACGTCTACACGATCGCCTTCCTGCTCGGCATGGTCACCGTCGTGGACAACCCCACCCGGCAGACCTTCGTGGTCGAGATGGTCGGCCCTTCGGTGATGCGCAACGCCGTCTCGCTGAACGCCGCGAACTTCCAGGCCGCCCGGCTGGTCGGCCCCGCCGTCGCCGGTGTGCTCATCACCGCGGTCGGCAGCGGCTGGGCCTTCCTGATCAACGGCCTGTCCTTCATCGCCCCGCTGACCGGCCTGCTGCTGATGCGCACCGCGGACCTGCACAAGGTCGAGCGGGCCCCGCGCGGCGGCAAGGGCCAGCTCCGCGAAGGCCTGCACTACGTCGCCGGCAAGCCCGAGCTGATCTGGCCGATCGTGCTGGTCGGCTTCATCGGCACCTTCGGCTTCAACTTCCCGATCTGGCTGTCCGCCTTCGCCAACAAGGTCTTCGACAGCGGCGCCGGCACCTACGGCCTGCTGAACACCCTGATGGCCGCGGGCTCCCTGCTGGGCGCACTGCTCGCCGCCCGCCGCAGCCGCACCCGGCTGCGGATGCTCGTGGCCGCCGCAGCGGTCTTCGGCCTGCTGGAGGGCGCCGCCGCCCTCGCGCCGGCCTTCTGGCTCTTCGCCGCCCTGCTGGTGCCGATCGGCATCTTCGGCCTGACCTTCAACACCACGGCGAACGCCACCGTGCAGCTCGCCACGGAGCCCGTCATGCGCGGCCGGGTGATGAGCCTGTACATGATGGTCTTCGTCGGCGGCACCCCCATCGGCGGCCCCGTCATGGGCTGGGTCACCGACACCTACGGCGCCCGGGTCGGCTTCCTGTCCGGCGGCCTGATCTCCGCCGCCGCGGCCGTCGCGGTCGGCCTGGTCCTGGCCAGAGCGGCGGGCCTGCGGCCCCGTGTCGACCTCCGGCGCGGCAACGGCCGGCCCCTGGTCTCCTTCGTCCCCCGCGACGGCGCCCTCCAGAAGGTCCCTGCCGACGGCACCGACACCCCGGAGGACGGCGACAGCGTGTCCGGCGACGAGAGCAAGGACACGGGCGAGGTCAAGGGCACGGGCAACATCAAGGGCACGGGCCCGGAAGCCGGTGCGGATTCCGGCACCGGCTCCGGCACCGGCGGGAACGCACCGCAGCTGACCACGGCCGTATGAGGCTCTTCGCCGCGGTGATGCCGCCGCCCGCCGCGGTCACCGCGCTGGCGGCGGCACTGCACCCGCTGCACGCCTTGCCGGGCGCCCGCGCACTGCGCTGGACGGCACCGGCGGGCTGGCACTACACGCTGGCCTTCCTCGGCGAGGTGCCCGACGACGTACGCCCCGGCCTCGACGAACGGCTCGCCCGAGCCGCCCGCCGCCACCAGCCCTGCGAGCTGCGTACGGCCGGCGGCGGCCGCTTCGGCGACCGGGCGCTGTGGACCGGCGCGGAGGGCGACCTGCGGGCACTGACAGCCCTCGCCGACACCGTACGGGCGGCCGCGCGCAGGGCCGGGGCGCCCGCCGCCGAGGAGCACGGCTTCCGGGCGCACCTGACGGTGGCCCGCACGTCGAAGAACGCGCCCGTCGACCTGCGCCCCTTCGCCGCGGCCCTCACCGACTACCGCAGCCCCTGGTGGCAGGCGGACACCCTCAGCCTCGTCGCCAGCGCGCTGCCCAGCTCCGGGGTCCCCGGCGAGCAGCCGGCCTACACCGTCGTGGCCGGCTGGGCGCTGGGCGTTCCCCCCGACCCGCCGCCCGAGCGCGGGGCACCGGGCAAGGCCGGTTAACCTCGGAGCGTGGACCCCAAGACCCGTACCCGTGTGATGACCGCCGCCTTCGTCCTGATGCTCGTGGTGGTGGTCGTCGCCGCCGCGGTGCACTGACCCGCGGCGGCGACACCCGTACGGCCCGCCCCTACCAGGCGAAGGCCTCGGGGGAGGTGCCGGGACCGGGGAAGATGCCGTCCAGGGCCGCCAGGAACTCCGCGGACAGCTCCAGCTCCACCGCCCGCAGCGCGGACTCCAGCTGCCCCGCGGTGCGCGGCCCCACGATCGGCCCGGTCACCCCGGGGCGGGTGAGCAGCCACGCCAGGCCCACGTCGCCCGGCTCCAGGCTGTGCTTGTCGCACAGGTCCTCGTAAGCCTGGATCTTGTCGCGCAGCTCCTGGTCCGCCAGCGAGTCCGCGGCCCGCCCACTGGCCGAGCGGGACGCGCCGCCGTCGCGCTGCTTGCGCAGCACACCGCCCAGCAGCCCGCCGTGCAGCGGCGACCAGGGGATGACACCGAGGCCGTACCCTTGCGCCGCCGGGATCACCTCCATCTCCGCCCGCCGCTCCACCAGGTTGTACAGGCACTGCTCGGAGGTCAGCCCGAGCGAACCGCGCCGCTTGGCGGCCTCGTTGGCCTGGGCGATGTGCCAGCCGGCGAAGTTGCTCGACCCGGCGTAGAGGATCTTGCCCTGGGCGACCAGGACGTCGATGGCCTGCCAGATCTCGTCCCAGGGCGTGGCCCGGTCCACGTGGTGGAACTGGTACAGGTCGATGTAGTCGGTGCCGAGCCGCTTGAGGCTCGCGTCCACCGCCCGGCGGATGTTCAGCGCCGACAGCTTGTCGTTGTTCGGCCAGGTGTCGCCCTCGGCGGCCATGTTGCCGTAGACCTTGGTCGCCAGCACCGTCTTGTCGCGGCGGCCGCCGCCCTTGGCGAACCAGCTGCCGACGATCTCCTCGGTACGTCCCTTGTTCTCGCCCCAGCCGTAGACGTTGGCGGTGTCGAAGAAGTTGACGCCGGCGCCGAGCGCCGCGTCCATGATCGCGTGGCTGTCCGCCTCATCGGTCTGCGGTCCGAAGTTCATGGTGCCGAGCACCAGACGGCTGACCTTGAGCCCCGTGCGTCCGAGCTGTGTGTACTCCATGGCTGCCAGCCAAGCTCTTCGAGTGCGCTCGAATCAAGCGGCCGTTGCGCCGTCCGCGCCCGATTCCCCGTCCGTTCGCCCGGTGCCCGCCGGGCGCTCCCGCTGCCGCCGGCTTCAGTGTCCGGCGTAGGGCGCCCCGACGCCCCAGGCCTGGTACATGGCGTCGGCGAAGGCCGCCGCCAGCTTGTGCTCGCCCGCCGCGTTGGGATGGGTGCCGTCGTAGGTGTCGAGCAGGATGTCGTAGCCCTCGGGCCGGGAGGCCAGCAGCAGGGGCGAGGCCGGCGTGTCGTGGTCGGCGACCGCCTTGGCCAGCAGCGCGTTCAACTCGGCGCACTGGTCGCCGAAGCCCGGGTCCAGGTCGGCGCGGGTGTTGGGGATGACCGGCAGCAGCACCATCCGCACCCGCGGCGCCGCGGCCCGCGCCTCGGTGATGAAGCGCTCCACATTGTCCGCGGTCTGCCCGGCGTCGGTGTAGAAGCCGAGGTCGATCAGACCGAGCGATATCAGCAGCACGTCGGGCCGGTGCTCGCGGACGACCCCGCCGATCACCGGCGCCAGGTGCAGCCAGCCCTCACCCCAGCCCGCCAGGTGGCGCCTGGCGCGCGGCGGGAAGGACGGGTCGGCGTAGTCGGCGGACACCGCGGCGTCCGCCGCGCTGTCGTACAGCCCGTCGCGCGGCCCGACCACGGCGAAGGGCTCACCCAGCTCGCACAGGTGCCGCCACATGCGGTAGCGCCAGGTGTAGTCGCCGGCGGCGCCAATGGTCATCGAGTCGCCGACGAAGAGGTAACGCATGCCGGGCATCATCCCCGACGGCCCGCCGACCAGGGACACTGGGGTGCATGCGCGCGTACATCCCGACGGCCGCCGCCTGTGCCGCCCTCGCCCTGGCCTGGGGCTGCGCGGTGCCCGCCGCCGCGGACTCCGGACCGTCCACGGCCTTCACGATCACCGACCCCCGCATCACCGAGTCCAGCGGCCTGGCCGCCAGCCGCCTGCACCCCGGGATCTACTGGACGCACAACGACAGCAGCGACGGCCCCTACGTCTACGCGGTCGACTCGGCCACCGGCAAGACCGTCGCGAGGGTCACGATGCGCGGCATCCACCCCCGGGACGTGGAGGCCGTCTCGATCGGCCCGGACGGCGACCTCTACCTCGGCGACATCGGCGACAACCTCGGCGGCGCCTGGCCGGAGGTGTGGATCTACCGCTTCCACGAACCCGCGAAGCTGGGCGACCAGACCGTGGACGTCACCCGCTACACCGTCCGCTACGAC includes:
- a CDS encoding aldo/keto reductase, whose protein sequence is MEYTQLGRTGLKVSRLVLGTMNFGPQTDEADSHAIMDAALGAGVNFFDTANVYGWGENKGRTEEIVGSWFAKGGGRRDKTVLATKVYGNMAAEGDTWPNNDKLSALNIRRAVDASLKRLGTDYIDLYQFHHVDRATPWDEIWQAIDVLVAQGKILYAGSSNFAGWHIAQANEAAKRRGSLGLTSEQCLYNLVERRAEMEVIPAAQGYGLGVIPWSPLHGGLLGGVLRKQRDGGASRSASGRAADSLADQELRDKIQAYEDLCDKHSLEPGDVGLAWLLTRPGVTGPIVGPRTAGQLESALRAVELELSAEFLAALDGIFPGPGTSPEAFAW
- a CDS encoding SGNH/GDSL hydrolase family protein, with product MRYLFVGDSMTIGAAGDYTWRYRMWRHLCELGEPFAVVGPRDGLYDSAADAAVSADYADPSFPPRARRHLAGWGEGWLHLAPVIGGVVREHRPDVLLISLGLIDLGFYTDAGQTADNVERFITEARAAAPRVRMVLLPVIPNTRADLDPGFGDQCAELNALLAKAVADHDTPASPLLLASRPEGYDILLDTYDGTHPNAAGEHKLAAAFADAMYQAWGVGAPYAGH